A single window of Nakamurella alba DNA harbors:
- a CDS encoding universal stress protein, producing MSILVGYLPDKGGRAALDLGAQLARSGTVEPLVVATVVPQPWSTPSMARVDAEFADWSRQQGEVAANRAREHLAIAAPDLEVDVRAVPGRSIPRTLVAQAQETGCDLIVLGSSPDGALGQVVIGATADPLLHSSPMPVAVAPRGYRNAAGGTVGRITFSYAATDDCAGMLDATAGWARRLGVPLRIATFGVRGRTMYPPEIGFGAEDAVLDQWTAQVLQAQERAVQDLAAHGRLPDGTTTALGTGRGWSEAVDEIDWEPGEILVVGSSSQGPLARVFLGSKALKIVRHAPVPVLVVPDAVAAQEVLAEGP from the coding sequence GTGAGCATCCTGGTCGGCTACCTGCCCGACAAAGGCGGCCGGGCGGCGCTGGACCTCGGGGCGCAGCTGGCGCGGTCCGGGACCGTCGAGCCGCTGGTCGTGGCCACCGTCGTCCCGCAGCCGTGGTCCACGCCGTCGATGGCCCGGGTGGACGCCGAGTTCGCCGACTGGTCCCGGCAGCAGGGCGAGGTCGCCGCGAACCGGGCCCGGGAGCACCTGGCGATCGCGGCACCGGATCTCGAGGTCGACGTCCGCGCCGTGCCCGGCCGGTCCATCCCGCGCACCCTGGTCGCCCAGGCGCAGGAGACCGGTTGCGACCTCATCGTTCTCGGGTCGTCGCCGGACGGCGCGCTGGGCCAGGTGGTCATCGGCGCCACCGCCGACCCGCTGCTGCACTCGTCCCCGATGCCGGTCGCCGTGGCCCCCCGCGGGTACCGCAACGCCGCCGGCGGCACCGTCGGCCGGATCACCTTCTCCTACGCCGCCACGGACGACTGCGCCGGCATGCTGGACGCCACTGCCGGTTGGGCCCGCCGGCTCGGCGTGCCGCTGCGGATCGCCACCTTCGGGGTCCGCGGCCGGACCATGTACCCGCCCGAGATCGGTTTCGGCGCCGAGGATGCCGTGCTGGACCAGTGGACCGCACAGGTGCTGCAGGCACAGGAGCGTGCGGTACAGGATCTGGCCGCGCACGGCCGGCTGCCGGACGGCACCACCACCGCCCTGGGCACCGGGCGCGGCTGGTCCGAGGCGGTGGACGAGATCGACTGGGAGCCCGGTGAGATCCTGGTGGTCGGATCGTCCTCGCAAGGGCCCTTGGCCCGGGTGTTCCTCGGCTCCAAGGCGCTGAAGATCGTCCGGCACGCGCCGGTCCCGGTGCTGGTCGTCCCGGATGCCGTGGCCGCCCAGGAGGTCCTGGCCGAGGGTCCGTGA
- a CDS encoding single-stranded DNA-binding protein, translated as MAGDTVITVVGNLTADPELRFTASGAAVANFTVASTPRTFDRASNEWKDGEALFLRCNIWRQAAENVAESLTRGSRVIVSGRLKQRSFETKEGEKRTVIELEVDEIGPSLRYATAKVNRAARGEGGGGGGGYGSGSGGGGGYSGGGGRSSGPADDPWGSAPAAGGGGYSDEPPF; from the coding sequence ATGGCCGGTGACACCGTCATCACCGTGGTCGGGAACCTGACCGCCGATCCGGAGCTGCGTTTCACCGCTTCCGGTGCGGCGGTCGCCAACTTCACCGTCGCCTCCACTCCTCGCACCTTCGACCGGGCGAGCAACGAGTGGAAGGACGGGGAGGCTCTCTTCCTGCGCTGCAACATCTGGCGCCAGGCTGCCGAGAACGTCGCCGAGTCGCTCACCCGCGGCTCGCGGGTGATCGTCAGCGGCCGGCTCAAGCAGCGGTCCTTCGAGACCAAGGAAGGCGAGAAGCGCACGGTCATCGAGCTGGAGGTCGACGAGATCGGCCCCTCGCTCCGCTACGCGACCGCCAAGGTCAACCGCGCCGCGCGCGGTGAAGGCGGCGGAGGGGGCGGGGGCTACGGCTCCGGCTCCGGTGGCGGCGGCGGGTACTCCGGCGGCGGTGGCCGGTCCTCCGGTCCGGCGGACGACCCCTGGGGGTCGGCGCCGGCGGCCGGTGGCGGCGGCTACTCGGACGAGCCCCCCTTCTGA
- the rpsR gene encoding 30S ribosomal protein S18 encodes MPKPPVRKVKKKVCAFCKENAQPIDYKDTNLLRKFISDRGKIRARRVTGNCTQHQRDIAVAVKNAREVALLPYTSTAR; translated from the coding sequence ATGCCCAAGCCCCCCGTCCGCAAGGTCAAGAAGAAGGTCTGCGCCTTCTGCAAGGAGAACGCGCAGCCGATCGACTACAAGGACACCAACCTGCTGCGCAAGTTCATCTCGGACCGCGGCAAGATCCGTGCCCGCCGGGTGACCGGCAACTGCACCCAGCACCAGCGGGACATCGCCGTGGCCGTGAAGAACGCCCGCGAGGTCGCCCTGCTGCCGTACACCTCGACCGCCCGCTGA
- a CDS encoding NAD(P)-dependent alcohol dehydrogenase, translating into MPTTTVSAYAAPSPKAPLEPTTVTRREVGPHDVLIDIKFAGICHSDIHQAREEWGEAIFPMVPGHEIAGLVGEVGSEVTKYKIGDTVGVGCFVDSCRECENCLAGEEQHCTQGEVGTYNARFYDGEPTYGGYSTAIVVDESFVLRIPEGIDLAAAAPLLCAGITLYSPLEHWEAGPGKKVAILGMGGLGHMGVKIAHAMGAEVTVLSHGMSKKADGERFGADHYYATSDPATFVALKNTFDLIINTVSVNLDLAQYISLLKRNGTFVVAGLPEHPTELPAGELLAGRRRIAGTKNGGIAQTQRMLDFCAQHGLAADIEVVPAEKINEAWGRVVEGDVRYRFVIDTATLPAA; encoded by the coding sequence ATGCCCACCACCACCGTGTCCGCCTACGCCGCCCCGTCCCCGAAAGCTCCGCTGGAGCCGACCACCGTCACCCGGCGTGAGGTCGGCCCGCACGACGTGCTGATCGACATCAAGTTCGCCGGCATCTGCCACTCCGACATCCACCAGGCCCGCGAGGAGTGGGGCGAGGCCATCTTCCCGATGGTTCCCGGCCACGAGATCGCCGGCCTGGTCGGCGAAGTCGGCTCCGAGGTGACGAAGTACAAGATCGGTGACACCGTCGGCGTCGGCTGCTTCGTCGACTCCTGCCGGGAGTGCGAGAACTGCCTGGCCGGCGAGGAGCAGCACTGCACCCAGGGCGAGGTCGGTACCTACAACGCCCGGTTCTACGACGGCGAGCCGACCTACGGCGGCTACTCGACGGCGATCGTGGTGGACGAGTCCTTCGTGCTGCGGATCCCGGAGGGCATCGACCTGGCCGCCGCGGCACCACTGCTGTGCGCCGGCATCACCCTCTACTCCCCGCTCGAGCACTGGGAGGCGGGACCGGGCAAGAAGGTCGCCATCCTCGGCATGGGCGGGCTCGGCCACATGGGCGTGAAGATCGCACACGCCATGGGTGCCGAGGTCACCGTGCTGTCGCACGGCATGTCGAAGAAGGCGGACGGCGAGCGCTTCGGTGCCGACCACTACTACGCCACCAGCGACCCGGCGACCTTCGTGGCACTGAAGAACACCTTCGACCTGATCATCAACACGGTGTCGGTGAATCTTGATCTGGCGCAGTACATCTCGCTGCTCAAGCGGAACGGCACCTTCGTCGTCGCCGGCCTGCCGGAACACCCGACCGAGCTGCCCGCCGGCGAACTGCTGGCCGGCCGCCGGCGGATCGCCGGCACCAAGAACGGCGGGATCGCCCAGACCCAGCGGATGCTCGACTTCTGCGCGCAGCACGGCCTGGCCGCCGACATCGAGGTCGTGCCGGCGGAGAAGATCAACGAGGCCTGGGGCCGGGTCGTCGAGGGCGATGTGCGGTACCGCTTCGTGATCGACACCGCAACCCTGCCGGCGGCCTGA
- the rplI gene encoding 50S ribosomal protein L9 — protein sequence MKLILTADVPGLGAPGDVVEVRDGYGRNFLLPQQKAILATKGAEKQIAGIKRAQLAREIRGVEHANEVKQALESLGAKLTITARTTTDGSKLFGSIGAADVAAAIKSVGGPALDKRSIDTNGHIKSVGAHAVKVTLHPGVVAALTVTVVGGE from the coding sequence ATGAAGCTCATCCTGACCGCCGACGTGCCCGGCCTGGGCGCTCCCGGCGACGTGGTGGAGGTCCGTGACGGCTACGGCCGCAACTTCCTCCTCCCGCAGCAGAAGGCCATCCTCGCCACCAAGGGTGCGGAGAAGCAGATCGCCGGCATCAAGCGGGCGCAGCTGGCCCGCGAGATCCGCGGTGTGGAGCACGCGAACGAGGTGAAGCAGGCCCTGGAGTCGTTGGGGGCCAAGCTGACCATCACCGCGCGCACCACCACCGACGGCAGCAAGCTGTTCGGCTCGATCGGTGCCGCGGACGTCGCGGCCGCGATCAAGTCCGTCGGCGGCCCGGCGCTGGACAAGCGCTCCATCGACACCAACGGCCACATCAAGTCCGTCGGTGCGCACGCGGTGAAGGTGACCCTGCACCCGGGTGTCGTCGCCGCGCTGACCGTCACGGTCGTCGGCGGGGAGTGA
- a CDS encoding vanadium-dependent haloperoxidase, with the protein MRPHAHARWFSRAGLAAALIAATCTTVVPAAAATTPSTGPRPTAGACDPADAAAVISWNEVAALSLGTDAALPAPPMGVGMAYVQAAVFNAVVGIEGGHPMYRWSAKAPKGASTDAAVAAAAHDVLLHYFPVATTRVETAYTAALLAIPDGPSKTAGVAWGRRAAAQLIASRAGDNWQGVAPPTKAPAPGVWQPTPPLFTPSLAPWMATMKPFLIPKASLVRPGPPPALTSAEYTRALAEVREIGAVGSTTRTAEQTEIARFFAGNPSVQLQGAYRDHLTRHCMSASDSAHYILVATLSGADALIATWDTKQTYQFWRPVTAIRLADTDGNPSTAADPEWTPLVNTPSFPEYISAHCTVLGAVSQAMAITYGPTLDLNIFSSVTGTTRHYDDPAVLRAEAFGARLWGGIHFRFSNRTGEIMGRLIGTWTGISLIR; encoded by the coding sequence GTGAGACCGCACGCGCACGCCCGATGGTTCTCCCGAGCAGGACTGGCCGCGGCGCTGATCGCCGCGACGTGCACCACCGTCGTCCCGGCAGCCGCCGCCACCACCCCGTCCACCGGACCCCGACCGACCGCCGGTGCCTGCGACCCGGCCGATGCGGCGGCGGTGATCTCGTGGAACGAGGTCGCCGCGCTGTCCCTCGGCACCGACGCCGCGCTGCCCGCCCCGCCGATGGGGGTGGGCATGGCCTACGTGCAGGCCGCGGTGTTCAACGCCGTCGTCGGCATCGAGGGTGGGCACCCGATGTACCGGTGGTCGGCGAAGGCACCGAAGGGCGCGTCCACCGACGCGGCGGTCGCCGCCGCCGCGCACGACGTGCTGCTGCACTACTTCCCGGTGGCCACCACCAGGGTCGAGACCGCCTACACCGCAGCGCTGCTCGCGATCCCGGACGGTCCGTCGAAGACCGCCGGCGTGGCCTGGGGCCGACGTGCGGCCGCGCAGCTGATCGCCTCCCGCGCCGGGGACAACTGGCAGGGCGTCGCACCGCCGACCAAGGCGCCGGCACCGGGCGTCTGGCAGCCGACGCCGCCCTTGTTCACCCCGTCGCTCGCGCCGTGGATGGCGACGATGAAGCCGTTCCTGATCCCGAAGGCCTCCCTGGTGCGGCCCGGACCGCCACCGGCGCTGACGTCGGCGGAGTACACCCGGGCACTGGCCGAGGTGCGGGAGATCGGCGCCGTCGGCAGCACCACCCGGACCGCGGAACAGACGGAGATCGCGCGGTTCTTCGCCGGCAACCCGAGCGTGCAGCTGCAGGGCGCCTACCGGGACCACCTGACCCGGCACTGCATGTCCGCCTCGGACTCGGCCCACTACATCCTGGTGGCGACGCTGTCCGGCGCGGATGCGCTGATCGCCACCTGGGACACCAAACAGACCTACCAGTTCTGGCGCCCGGTGACCGCGATCCGACTGGCCGACACCGACGGGAACCCCTCCACCGCAGCGGATCCGGAGTGGACACCGTTGGTGAACACACCGTCGTTCCCGGAGTACATCAGCGCCCACTGCACGGTGCTGGGCGCGGTGTCCCAGGCCATGGCCATCACCTACGGCCCGACGCTGGACCTGAACATCTTCTCGTCGGTCACCGGGACCACCCGGCACTACGACGATCCCGCGGTGCTGCGGGCCGAGGCGTTCGGGGCACGGCTGTGGGGCGGGATCCACTTCCGTTTCTCCAACCGGACCGGCGAGATCATGGGCCGGCTGATCGGCACCTGGACCGGGATCTCGCTGATCCGATGA
- a CDS encoding alpha/beta fold hydrolase, which yields MAEDFQVAVDSGAGDGVVTGTAAGPPDGDTVLFLHGWPQSRHSWADTLDLAAADGHRALAIDLPGIGDSASARTDGSKVALAVVVGEVLAAVHARRPVLVGTDVGGMTTYAALRSVPGLRAAVIMDVAVPGVEPWPSVVANPHIWHFAFHTVPDLPETMVGGREAPYFDYFFDILSADRGAVSPRSREASVAAYATHERLAAGFDFYRTFGADEKANTAAAQIPVTTPLLYLRGEHEWGDIDVYDKGFRAAGITDLTTGIIDGSGHYAADENPEAVWRLVSGFLATH from the coding sequence ATGGCCGAGGACTTCCAGGTGGCGGTGGACAGCGGCGCGGGCGACGGGGTGGTCACCGGTACGGCGGCCGGCCCGCCGGACGGCGACACGGTGCTGTTCCTGCACGGCTGGCCGCAGTCCCGGCACAGCTGGGCGGACACGCTGGACCTGGCGGCGGCCGACGGTCACCGGGCGCTGGCCATCGACCTGCCCGGCATCGGCGACTCCGCCTCGGCCCGGACCGACGGCAGCAAGGTGGCGCTGGCGGTGGTGGTCGGCGAGGTGCTCGCCGCGGTGCACGCCCGCCGCCCGGTGCTGGTGGGCACCGACGTCGGAGGGATGACCACCTATGCGGCGCTCCGTTCGGTGCCCGGACTGCGGGCGGCGGTGATCATGGACGTGGCGGTCCCCGGGGTCGAGCCGTGGCCGTCGGTGGTGGCCAACCCGCACATCTGGCACTTCGCGTTCCACACGGTCCCGGACCTGCCGGAGACCATGGTGGGCGGCCGGGAGGCGCCGTACTTCGACTACTTCTTCGACATCCTGTCCGCCGACCGGGGAGCCGTGTCGCCGCGGAGCCGCGAGGCCTCCGTCGCCGCCTACGCCACCCACGAGCGACTGGCGGCCGGTTTCGACTTCTACCGCACCTTCGGCGCCGACGAGAAGGCGAACACGGCGGCGGCGCAGATCCCGGTGACCACCCCGCTGCTGTACCTGCGCGGAGAGCACGAGTGGGGCGACATCGACGTCTACGACAAGGGTTTCCGCGCCGCCGGGATCACCGACCTGACCACCGGGATCATCGACGGCAGTGGCCACTACGCGGCGGACGAGAACCCGGAGGCGGTCTGGCGACTCGTCTCCGGGTTCCTCGCCACGCACTAG
- a CDS encoding EAL domain-containing protein, translating into MTDQSSGSAMDRSGTVPVPRPVALVPAAALGVGCLAVPALAALGAAGVLPTGPVVAIGLLPLLISWGVAIVRWQAWDRRSVWTGLLGLIGVALPLAVGMTGRPASVVAALGHLLILLCLLEVTVRGLQRHPEQARGARLWIEYGIVALAAAACLVGIVPGILADDPGGRWFDVLAAVLAAGATAMAVLLLACWTWSPGWALWALGMLTVAASRVVSGAESVHAIGVLAGGLLVAASSVHPDLGRALAGLARWRPDRAWQRSLWLCSALAVGTVGIALHHGASGWSEVAGPVLAAVAVLLLGVRARLLVAGMSAPRGDLVRAPLDSVGAAAWLSSIQPMDEGTVEVGAVAVVTMLDVRAPEEPEAELDRQVLDRLSGAITLESGGAGGPDRWALARHGEVLHLILARRGHRSDAGAGDHPDSADSADTAARLARLAGTVDGLLAAPFRIDGVPVRVDHAVGWAHRTATATRRPNGVVGDATWAARTAAPGRPAVFDPVHRTAIRRRAEIGALLDRSLTALSTGTPAHVAESGFSIVFEPVVSLRDGETVAAETLARWRAPGIGPVSPGEFIPIAEQNRNITALGDWVLGEACLRAARSSAVRAVAVNLSGDELVRPDLYGRVMRALHNAGLDPRRLILEVTETVVDAAVDAGAGALKSLAAKGVSLYLDDFGAASSGLARLVALPWSVIKLDRWFLSGLTRDSQRAALVGSIAQLARRLGVDTLAEGVEDVRTLELVRDLGCDLVQGWVFGQARATLAQAWQQHVPRDFQLAARVPAPGKA; encoded by the coding sequence ATGACCGACCAGTCGAGCGGATCCGCCATGGACAGGAGCGGGACCGTTCCGGTGCCACGCCCGGTCGCGCTGGTACCGGCCGCGGCCCTGGGGGTGGGGTGTCTCGCCGTCCCCGCACTGGCCGCACTGGGTGCGGCCGGGGTGCTGCCGACCGGTCCGGTGGTCGCGATCGGGCTGCTGCCCCTGCTGATCAGCTGGGGTGTGGCGATCGTCCGTTGGCAGGCGTGGGACCGGCGCAGTGTGTGGACCGGGCTGCTCGGGCTGATCGGCGTGGCCCTCCCGCTGGCCGTCGGGATGACCGGCCGGCCGGCATCCGTCGTCGCGGCGCTCGGCCACCTGTTGATCCTGCTCTGCCTGCTCGAGGTCACCGTGCGGGGGCTGCAGCGGCATCCGGAGCAGGCCCGCGGTGCCCGGCTCTGGATCGAGTACGGCATCGTCGCCCTCGCGGCCGCGGCCTGTCTGGTCGGGATCGTCCCGGGGATCCTCGCCGACGACCCCGGCGGCCGGTGGTTCGACGTACTCGCAGCCGTGCTGGCCGCGGGCGCGACCGCGATGGCGGTGCTGCTGCTGGCGTGCTGGACCTGGTCCCCCGGATGGGCGCTGTGGGCGCTGGGCATGTTGACCGTGGCCGCATCCCGGGTGGTGTCGGGCGCGGAGTCGGTCCACGCCATCGGGGTGCTGGCCGGTGGCCTGCTGGTGGCCGCATCCTCGGTGCACCCCGATCTCGGGCGCGCGCTGGCCGGGCTCGCCAGGTGGCGGCCGGACCGGGCGTGGCAGCGCAGCCTCTGGCTGTGTTCCGCCTTGGCCGTCGGCACCGTCGGGATCGCCCTCCACCACGGTGCGTCCGGCTGGTCCGAGGTGGCCGGTCCGGTGCTGGCCGCGGTGGCGGTGCTGCTGCTCGGCGTGCGGGCGCGGTTGCTGGTGGCCGGGATGAGTGCCCCTCGGGGCGATCTCGTCCGGGCCCCGTTGGACTCCGTCGGCGCGGCGGCGTGGTTGTCGTCCATCCAGCCGATGGACGAGGGCACCGTCGAGGTGGGCGCGGTGGCGGTGGTGACGATGCTCGACGTCCGGGCGCCCGAGGAACCGGAGGCCGAGCTCGACCGGCAGGTGCTGGACCGGCTGTCGGGTGCGATCACCCTGGAGTCCGGAGGCGCCGGTGGCCCGGACCGCTGGGCGCTGGCCCGGCACGGTGAGGTGCTCCACCTGATCCTGGCCCGCCGCGGCCACCGCTCCGATGCCGGCGCCGGCGACCACCCTGACAGCGCCGACAGCGCTGATACTGCAGCACGACTGGCGCGGCTGGCCGGCACCGTCGACGGCCTGCTGGCCGCCCCGTTCCGGATCGACGGGGTGCCGGTCCGGGTCGACCACGCGGTCGGCTGGGCGCACCGGACCGCGACGGCCACCCGACGACCGAACGGCGTGGTGGGCGACGCGACCTGGGCCGCCCGGACGGCTGCGCCCGGCCGTCCCGCGGTGTTCGATCCCGTGCACCGCACCGCCATCCGGCGGCGTGCCGAGATCGGCGCACTGCTGGACCGGTCGCTGACCGCGCTGAGCACCGGCACCCCGGCGCACGTGGCCGAGTCCGGCTTCTCGATCGTCTTCGAACCCGTGGTGTCACTGCGCGACGGCGAGACCGTCGCGGCCGAGACGCTCGCCCGGTGGCGGGCACCGGGTATCGGTCCGGTGTCGCCGGGGGAGTTCATCCCGATCGCCGAGCAGAACCGGAACATCACCGCCCTCGGCGACTGGGTGCTGGGCGAGGCGTGCCTGCGGGCGGCCCGCTCGTCGGCGGTCCGGGCCGTGGCGGTGAACCTGTCCGGTGACGAGCTGGTCCGGCCGGATCTCTACGGCCGGGTCATGCGGGCGCTGCACAACGCCGGCCTGGACCCGAGACGGCTGATCCTCGAGGTCACCGAGACGGTCGTCGACGCAGCGGTGGACGCCGGTGCCGGAGCACTGAAGAGCCTTGCCGCCAAGGGGGTCTCGCTGTACCTCGACGACTTCGGGGCGGCGTCGTCGGGGCTGGCCCGGCTGGTCGCCCTGCCGTGGTCGGTGATCAAACTGGACCGCTGGTTCCTGTCCGGGCTGACCCGGGACTCGCAGCGGGCGGCGCTGGTCGGCTCGATCGCTCAGCTGGCCCGGCGGCTCGGTGTCGACACCCTGGCGGAAGGCGTCGAGGACGTCCGGACCCTCGAGCTGGTCCGGGATCTCGGCTGTGACCTGGTGCAGGGCTGGGTGTTCGGGCAGGCGCGGGCCACCCTCGCGCAGGCCTGGCAGCAGCACGTCCCGCGCGACTTCCAGCTGGCCGCCAGGGTGCCGGCCCCCGGCAAGGCCTGA
- the rpsF gene encoding 30S ribosomal protein S6: MSVSTAPRHYELLLILDPSLDERTVSPSIDTFLNVIRQGNGTVENVDVWGRRRLAYEINKNAEGIYAVISVNAPSATVSELDRQLNLNESVLRTKITRSGK, translated from the coding sequence GTGAGCGTTTCCACCGCTCCGCGTCACTACGAACTGCTGCTCATCCTCGACCCGAGCCTCGACGAGCGGACCGTGTCCCCGTCGATCGACACGTTCCTGAACGTGATCCGCCAGGGCAACGGCACCGTCGAGAACGTCGATGTCTGGGGCCGCCGCCGGCTGGCCTACGAGATCAACAAGAACGCCGAGGGCATCTACGCGGTGATCTCGGTCAACGCCCCCAGCGCGACCGTCAGCGAGCTGGACCGCCAGCTCAACCTGAACGAGTCCGTGCTGCGGACGAAGATCACCCGGTCCGGGAAGTAA
- the rnhA gene encoding ribonuclease HI: protein MTDEPSTAPAPGAAPTSGTVEIWTDGACKGNPGVGGWGALLRSGSHEKELWGGEAVTTNNRMELFAVIQALRALKRPSDVVLHVDSTYVMKGISDWIAGWKRNGWRTAAKQPVKNDDLWRLLDEEVARHRVRWVWVKGHAGDPGNERADQLANRGVDDVRSGARS, encoded by the coding sequence GTGACCGACGAGCCCAGCACCGCCCCCGCACCCGGCGCCGCGCCGACATCCGGCACCGTCGAGATCTGGACGGACGGGGCCTGCAAGGGCAACCCCGGCGTCGGCGGGTGGGGTGCACTGCTGCGCTCCGGGTCGCACGAGAAGGAGCTGTGGGGCGGCGAAGCGGTCACCACGAACAACCGGATGGAGCTGTTCGCGGTGATCCAGGCGCTGCGGGCGCTGAAGCGGCCCTCGGACGTGGTGCTGCACGTCGACTCCACCTACGTGATGAAGGGCATCTCCGACTGGATCGCCGGCTGGAAGCGCAACGGCTGGCGCACGGCGGCGAAGCAGCCGGTGAAGAACGACGACCTGTGGCGGCTGCTCGACGAGGAGGTCGCCCGGCACCGGGTGCGCTGGGTGTGGGTCAAGGGCCACGCCGGCGATCCCGGGAACGAGCGCGCCGACCAGCTCGCCAACCGCGGGGTGGACGACGTCCGGTCCGGAGCACGCTCCTGA
- a CDS encoding alpha/beta hydrolase — protein sequence MSSTKTPIVLIHGLWMTPKSWETWAERYRALGHEVIVPGWPGIDDRDVADIREHPEALRGIGLQQIADHYERIIRALPEKPIIMGHSFGGVLTQILADRGLGVAYVGVAPGQPAGIRTLPLSTVRTGFPILSNPFARNGAKPISKGHFHFTFGNDLDRAASDAIWQDQAVNSYNRVFFEGVSSAVLGRGPSKVDFGRADRAPLLVIAGEIDHVVPPAIAKAIVKRYRSSGSSAVVEYREFAGRTHRLVSQDGWEEIADLALDWALEHAVPQQV from the coding sequence ATGAGCAGCACCAAGACCCCGATCGTCCTGATCCACGGCCTGTGGATGACCCCGAAGAGCTGGGAGACCTGGGCGGAGCGGTACCGCGCGCTGGGCCACGAGGTGATCGTCCCGGGGTGGCCCGGGATCGACGACCGCGACGTCGCCGACATCCGCGAGCACCCGGAGGCCCTGCGCGGCATCGGACTGCAGCAGATCGCCGACCACTACGAGCGGATCATCCGGGCGCTGCCGGAGAAGCCGATCATCATGGGCCACAGCTTCGGCGGGGTGCTCACCCAGATCCTGGCCGACCGCGGGCTCGGCGTCGCGTACGTCGGTGTCGCCCCCGGACAGCCCGCCGGCATCCGCACCCTGCCGCTGTCCACCGTGCGCACCGGCTTCCCGATCCTGAGCAACCCCTTCGCCCGCAACGGCGCGAAGCCGATCTCCAAGGGCCACTTCCACTTCACCTTCGGCAACGACCTCGACCGGGCCGCGTCCGACGCCATCTGGCAGGACCAGGCCGTCAACTCCTACAACCGGGTGTTCTTCGAGGGCGTGTCCTCCGCGGTGCTGGGTCGCGGCCCGAGCAAGGTCGACTTCGGTCGCGCCGATCGGGCCCCGCTGCTGGTGATCGCCGGCGAGATCGACCACGTGGTGCCGCCGGCCATCGCCAAGGCGATCGTCAAGCGCTACCGCTCCTCCGGCAGTTCGGCGGTCGTGGAGTACCGCGAGTTCGCCGGCCGCACCCACCGGCTGGTGAGCCAGGACGGGTGGGAGGAGATCGCCGATCTCGCCCTGGACTGGGCGTTGGAACACGCGGTGCCGCAACAGGTCTGA
- a CDS encoding TetR/AcrR family transcriptional regulator, which yields MAAKGGARTTRKTPDGGSAARERLLRTAVDLFYAEGIHAVGVDRIVEAAGITRATFYRHFPGKEDLVLAYLDAEDVAIRAAFAAAAGSGATPRELLGLVIHELGEDVARRHTRGCPFINAAAEYPDPGSGVRERVREHREWFRATLEQLAAAAGVPDPVTAAGQLVLLRDAAMVGGYLDGWERVRDAFTAAAMTAAGLDDGTGPVTGPVGRTGSVSGPDDEPPSAAAPVGGAVPAATRADVTAAAGSTATVPS from the coding sequence ATGGCAGCGAAGGGCGGTGCGCGGACCACCAGGAAGACGCCCGACGGCGGATCGGCGGCCCGGGAGCGGTTGCTCCGGACGGCGGTCGACCTCTTCTACGCGGAGGGGATCCACGCGGTAGGTGTCGACCGGATCGTCGAGGCGGCCGGCATCACGAGAGCGACCTTCTACCGGCACTTCCCGGGCAAGGAGGACCTGGTGCTGGCCTACCTGGACGCCGAGGACGTGGCGATCCGGGCGGCCTTCGCCGCCGCTGCCGGATCCGGTGCGACCCCGCGCGAGCTGCTCGGTCTGGTCATCCACGAGCTGGGCGAGGACGTGGCGCGCCGGCACACCCGCGGCTGCCCGTTCATCAACGCCGCCGCGGAGTACCCGGATCCCGGCAGCGGGGTCCGGGAGCGGGTGCGGGAGCACCGGGAGTGGTTCCGGGCCACCCTCGAGCAGCTCGCCGCCGCCGCCGGGGTGCCGGACCCGGTGACCGCTGCCGGACAGCTGGTGCTGCTCCGGGACGCGGCGATGGTCGGCGGCTACCTGGACGGCTGGGAGCGGGTGCGGGACGCCTTCACCGCCGCGGCGATGACCGCCGCGGGTCTCGACGACGGCACCGGGCCGGTCACCGGACCCGTCGGCCGGACCGGGTCGGTCAGCGGGCCCGACGACGAACCCCCGTCCGCCGCCGCACCCGTCGGTGGTGCAGTGCCGGCCGCCACCCGCGCCGACGTCACCGCTGCGGCCGGGTCGACCGCTACCGTGCCCTCGTGA
- a CDS encoding vitamin K epoxide reductase family protein, translating into MNRSRAAWACFVLCVIGFLLSGYLSYEHFTGSASLLCGEGSTVNCLAVTTSSWATVLGVPVAVAGLAYFVAMTLLCLPVGFNRDTGTLRLIGAGVGVLSVLYLVGVELFAVHAICLWCTGVHLVTLLLFAGVLWWRAADRRALVH; encoded by the coding sequence GTGAACCGCAGCCGGGCCGCGTGGGCGTGTTTCGTGCTGTGCGTGATCGGCTTCCTGCTGTCGGGCTACCTCAGCTACGAGCACTTCACCGGATCGGCCAGCCTGCTCTGCGGCGAGGGCAGCACCGTCAACTGCCTGGCCGTCACCACCAGCAGCTGGGCCACCGTGCTCGGGGTCCCGGTCGCCGTGGCCGGCCTGGCCTACTTCGTCGCGATGACCCTGCTGTGCCTGCCCGTGGGGTTCAACCGGGACACCGGGACCCTGCGGCTGATCGGCGCCGGGGTCGGGGTGCTGTCCGTGCTCTACCTGGTCGGCGTGGAGCTCTTCGCGGTGCACGCCATCTGCCTCTGGTGCACCGGCGTGCACCTGGTGACGCTGCTGCTGTTCGCCGGCGTCCTGTGGTGGCGGGCGGCGGACCGCCGCGCACTCGTGCACTGA